From Camelina sativa cultivar DH55 chromosome 7, Cs, whole genome shotgun sequence, one genomic window encodes:
- the LOC104699845 gene encoding protein transport protein Sec61 subunit beta-like has translation MVGGGAPQRGSAAATASMRRRKPAGGGGNSSAGGGAGGGAAGTMLQFYTDDAPGLKISPNVVLIMSIGFIAFVAVLHVMGKLYFVKSK, from the coding sequence ATGGTAGGTGGTGGAGCTCCACAGAGAGGAAGTGCAGCTGCAACTGCAAgcatgaggaggaggaagcctGCTGGTGGTGGTGGAAACAGCAGCGCCGGTGGTGGAGCTGGTGGAGGAGCAGCCGGAACAATGCTTCAGTTCTACACAGACGACGCCCCTGGTCTCAAGATTTCTCCGAACGTTGTTCTTATTATGAGCATTGGTTTCATTGCCTTTGTTGCTGTTCTTCATGTCATGGGTAAGCTCTATTTTgtcaagagcaaatga
- the LOC104699846 gene encoding GATA transcription factor 4-like isoform X1 — MDVYGMSSPDLLRIDDLLDFSNDEIFSSSSSSTVTSSAASENPFNFPSSAYTSPPLLTDFTHDLCVPSDDAAHLEWLSRFVDDSFSDFPTNPLTMSVRPEVSFTGKPRSRRSRAPAPSVAGTWAPMPESELCHGSVPKPKHKKEYNGESVTADVGGGGGGGARRCTHCASEKTPQWRTGPLGPKTLCNACGVRYKSGRLVPEYRPASSPTFVLTQHSNSHRKVMELRRQKEQQESCVSIPAFQPR, encoded by the exons ATGGACGTCTACGGTATGTCATCACCGGACTTGCTTCGCATAGACGACCTTCTCGATTTCTCCAACGACGaaatcttctcttcctcctcctc CTCAACCGTAACTTCCTCCGCCGCTTCTGAAAACCCTTTCAACTTCCCTTCTTCCGCCTAcacttctcctcctctcctcaCCGACTTCACTCACGATCTCTGCGTCCCC AGTGACGACGCAGCTCATCTCGAATGGTTATCACGATTCGTTGACGATTCCTTCTCCGATTTCCCGACGAATCCTTTAACCATGTCCGTTAGACCTGAGGTTTCATTCACCGGAAAACCTAGAAGCCGCCGATCAAGAGCTCCGGCACCTTCCGTCGCTGGAACTTGGGCTCCGATGCCTGAATCAGAGCTTTGTCACGGCTCTGTTCCAAAACCTAAACACAAGAAGGAATACAACGGTGAATCAGTCACGGCGGatgtaggaggaggaggaggaggaggagcgagGCGGTGTACGCACTGCGCGTCGGAGAAAACGCCGCAGTGGAGAACTGGACCGCTGGGACCTAAAACGCTTTGTAACGCTTGCGGTGTTCGTTACAAATCAGGGAGGCTTGTACCGGAATACAGACCGGCTTCGAGTCCGACGTTCGTGTTGACTCAGCACTCGAACTCTCATCGGAAAGTTATGGAGCTCCGGCGACAGAAGGAGCAGCAAGAATCGTGCGTTTCGATTCCGGCGTTTCAGCCGCGGTGA
- the LOC104699846 gene encoding GATA transcription factor 4-like isoform X2 — MDVYGMSSPDLLRIDDLLDFSNDEIFSSSSSTVTSSAASSVASENPFNFPSSAHTSPPLLTDFTHDLCVPSDDAAHLEWLSRFVDDSFSDFPTNPLTMSVRPEVSFTGKPRSRRSRAPAPSVAGTWAPMPESELCHGSVPKPKHKKEYNGESVTADVGGGGGGGARRCTHCASEKTPQWRTGPLGPKTLCNACGVRYKSGRLVPEYRPASSPTFVLTQHSNSHRKVMELRRQKEQQESCVSIPAFQPR, encoded by the exons ATGGACGTCTACGGTATGTCATCACCGGACTTGCTTCGCATAGACGACCTTCTCGATTTCTCCAACGACGaaatcttctcttcctcctcctcaaccGTCACTTCCTCCGCCGCTTCCTCCGTCGCTTCTGAAAACCCTTTCAACTTCCCTTCTTCCGCCCACACGTCTCCTCCTCTCCTCACCGACTTTACTCACGATCTCTGCGTCCCC AGTGACGACGCAGCTCATCTCGAATGGTTATCACGATTCGTTGACGATTCCTTCTCCGATTTCCCGACGAATCCTTTAACCATGTCCGTTAGACCTGAGGTTTCATTCACCGGAAAACCTAGAAGCCGCCGATCAAGAGCTCCGGCACCTTCCGTCGCTGGAACTTGGGCTCCGATGCCTGAATCAGAGCTTTGTCACGGCTCTGTTCCAAAACCTAAACACAAGAAGGAATACAACGGTGAATCAGTCACGGCGGatgtaggaggaggaggaggaggaggagcgagGCGGTGTACGCACTGCGCGTCGGAGAAAACGCCGCAGTGGAGAACTGGACCGCTGGGACCTAAAACGCTTTGTAACGCTTGCGGTGTTCGTTACAAATCAGGGAGGCTTGTACCGGAATACAGACCGGCTTCGAGTCCGACGTTCGTGTTGACTCAGCACTCGAACTCTCATCGGAAAGTTATGGAGCTCCGGCGACAGAAGGAGCAGCAAGAATCGTGCGTTTCGATTCCGGCGTTTCAGCCGCGGTGA